A part of Armatimonadota bacterium genomic DNA contains:
- a CDS encoding PEP-CTERM sorting domain-containing protein (PEP-CTERM proteins occur, often in large numbers, in the proteomes of bacteria that also encode an exosortase, a predicted intramembrane cysteine proteinase. The presence of a PEP-CTERM domain at a protein's C-terminus predicts cleavage within the sorting domain, followed by covalent anchoring to some some component of the (usually Gram-negative) cell surface. Many PEP-CTERM proteins exhibit an unusual sequence composition that includes large numbers of potential glycosylation sites. Expression of one such protein has been shown restore the ability of a bacterium to form floc, a type of biofilm.): MRALTTLLLTAGTALTASADFGYSDFSDTSGLQLNGTAHQFGNVVRMTDDGIGDQAGNMWQTDLQGVGNGFSTTFQFRCDGTGEAPADGMAFGIQAVGTTEMGNGGGDNAMGGLWGSVVVNFQSFWNSVQIIAVDPSGNLVSFDQVAFSGLHRTDPWTAVVSYDAASHDWRVSLDGTPVIGSNFDLVSAVGSVDAYVGLGAGTGLGYDANDALSWSVQTVPEPSALAVLVGGGVMARRRRARAT, translated from the coding sequence ATGCGGGCGTTGACGACACTTCTGCTTACGGCCGGTACGGCCCTCACGGCGTCGGCCGATTTCGGCTACTCCGACTTTTCAGACACTTCGGGGTTGCAACTGAACGGTACGGCCCACCAGTTCGGCAACGTGGTCCGGATGACCGACGACGGGATCGGCGACCAGGCCGGAAACATGTGGCAGACCGACCTCCAAGGGGTCGGCAACGGGTTTTCGACCACGTTCCAGTTCCGTTGCGACGGCACGGGCGAGGCTCCGGCCGACGGCATGGCGTTCGGCATCCAGGCGGTCGGGACGACCGAAATGGGCAACGGCGGCGGCGACAACGCGATGGGCGGTCTTTGGGGGTCCGTCGTGGTCAACTTCCAGTCGTTCTGGAACTCCGTCCAGATCATCGCCGTGGATCCGTCCGGAAACCTGGTGTCCTTCGACCAGGTCGCCTTTAGCGGCCTCCACCGCACCGATCCGTGGACGGCGGTGGTCTCCTATGACGCAGCGAGCCACGATTGGAGGGTCTCCCTCGACGGGACACCCGTCATCGGGTCGAACTTCGACCTTGTGAGCGCCGTAGGCTCGGTCGACGCTTACGTCGGGCTCGGGGCCGGTACGGGGCTCGGCTACGACGCGAACGATGCCCTGAGTTGGTCCGTACAGACCGTTCCAGAACCGTCGGCTCTGGCCGTGCTTGTCGGAGGCGGGGTCATGGCCCGTAGGCGGCGGGCACGCGCTACCTAG
- the fusA gene encoding elongation factor G, with protein MPRSHPIELIRNIGIAAHIDAGKTTTTERILYYTGKTHKLGEVHEGAATMDWMEQEQERGITITSAATSCFWRGSAQDKPEHKINIIDTPGHVDFTVEVERSLRVLDGLVAVYCAVGGVQPQSETVWRQANKYGVPRIAYINKMDRLGADFFQVVGRMRERLGANAAPIMIPIGAESEFKGYIDVLTMKATVYTSDDGKQFEVRDIPTDLVNVAAEYREKLIESISDFDDSIMERFLEGEEIPLQDLKKALRAGTIAGSVVPVLCGSSFKNKGVQALCDAVIDYLPSPIDIGAVKGLDPNSETDVERSPSDSDPFSALAFKIQSDKFVGRLTYVRVYSGILKKGSQVTVCYRDPQTNDLRTRNERVGRILEMHANKREDTDEVYAGEIVGVIGLNDVKTGQTVCDTSKPLTLESIKFPEPVIQIAIEPKSRADQEKLGSSLMRLAEEDPTFRVQTDAESGQTIISGMGELHLEIIVDRLNREFGVQANQGKPQVAYRETVRSKSKAEGRFVRQTGGSGQYGVCILEIEPLEVGKGFVFENKLVGGSIPKEYVPAIEKGVREAMLSGVIAGYPVVDVKISVVDGSYHEVDSNENAFKQAGILGFRECMKKATPVLKEPIMHVEVTTPEQNTGDVIGDLNGRRGRIEKMDAAPGGVTIISAHVPLSEMFGYVTTLRSLTQGRATPNVTPSHYEEVPTNIANEIIAKSQGS; from the coding sequence ATGCCTCGAAGCCATCCCATCGAACTCATCCGTAACATCGGCATCGCCGCGCACATCGACGCGGGTAAGACGACGACGACGGAGCGCATCCTCTATTACACGGGCAAGACCCATAAGTTGGGCGAGGTCCACGAAGGTGCGGCGACCATGGACTGGATGGAGCAGGAGCAGGAGCGCGGCATCACGATCACGTCCGCCGCGACGAGCTGTTTCTGGCGGGGAAGCGCCCAGGACAAGCCCGAACATAAGATCAACATCATCGACACGCCCGGCCACGTCGACTTTACGGTCGAGGTCGAGCGTTCGCTCCGCGTCCTGGACGGCCTCGTCGCGGTCTACTGCGCGGTCGGCGGCGTCCAGCCCCAGTCGGAGACCGTGTGGCGCCAGGCGAACAAGTACGGCGTCCCGCGCATCGCGTACATCAACAAGATGGACCGCCTTGGTGCGGACTTTTTCCAAGTCGTCGGGCGTATGAGGGAGCGCCTGGGCGCCAATGCCGCTCCGATCATGATCCCGATCGGGGCCGAAAGCGAATTCAAGGGCTACATCGACGTCCTGACGATGAAGGCTACGGTCTATACGTCGGACGACGGCAAACAGTTCGAAGTCCGCGACATCCCCACCGACCTCGTGAACGTCGCTGCGGAGTACCGCGAGAAGTTGATCGAGTCGATCTCCGACTTCGACGACAGCATCATGGAGCGCTTCCTCGAGGGCGAAGAGATCCCTCTCCAGGACCTCAAGAAGGCCTTGCGCGCCGGCACGATCGCCGGAAGCGTCGTCCCCGTCCTGTGCGGTTCGAGCTTTAAGAACAAAGGCGTGCAAGCGCTGTGCGACGCGGTCATCGACTATCTGCCGTCCCCGATCGATATCGGTGCGGTGAAAGGTCTCGACCCGAACAGCGAGACGGACGTCGAACGCAGCCCAAGCGACTCCGACCCGTTCAGCGCTCTCGCGTTCAAGATCCAGAGCGACAAGTTCGTCGGCCGACTGACGTACGTCCGGGTCTACAGCGGCATTCTGAAGAAGGGAAGCCAGGTCACGGTCTGTTACCGTGACCCGCAGACGAACGACCTCCGGACCCGGAACGAGCGCGTCGGCCGCATCCTAGAGATGCACGCCAATAAGCGCGAGGACACGGACGAGGTGTACGCGGGCGAGATCGTCGGCGTCATCGGCCTGAACGACGTCAAAACCGGCCAGACGGTCTGCGACACCTCGAAACCGCTGACCCTGGAAAGCATCAAATTCCCCGAGCCCGTCATCCAGATCGCGATCGAACCTAAGAGCCGCGCCGACCAGGAAAAACTGGGCAGCAGCCTGATGCGTCTTGCCGAAGAAGACCCGACGTTCCGCGTCCAGACCGACGCTGAAAGCGGCCAGACGATCATCAGCGGCATGGGCGAACTGCACCTCGAGATCATCGTCGACCGCCTCAACCGGGAGTTCGGTGTCCAGGCCAACCAGGGCAAACCCCAGGTCGCTTATCGCGAGACCGTCCGCAGCAAGTCGAAGGCCGAGGGCCGCTTCGTCAGGCAGACGGGCGGTTCGGGCCAATACGGCGTCTGTATCCTCGAGATCGAGCCGCTCGAAGTCGGCAAGGGTTTCGTCTTCGAGAACAAGCTGGTCGGCGGATCGATCCCTAAGGAGTACGTTCCGGCCATCGAAAAGGGCGTCCGTGAGGCGATGCTGAGCGGCGTCATCGCAGGCTATCCGGTCGTCGACGTGAAGATCAGCGTCGTGGACGGCAGCTACCACGAAGTCGACTCGAACGAAAACGCGTTCAAGCAGGCCGGCATCTTGGGCTTCAGGGAGTGCATGAAGAAGGCGACCCCGGTGCTGAAGGAGCCGATCATGCACGTCGAGGTCACGACTCCCGAACAGAACACGGGCGACGTCATCGGTGACCTCAACGGTCGGCGCGGACGGATCGAAAAGATGGACGCCGCCCCCGGTGGCGTGACCATCATTTCGGCCCATGTCCCGCTCAGCGAGATGTTCGGTTATGTCACGACCCTCCGGTCGTTGACTCAAGGCCGTGCGACCCCGAACGTGACGCCGTCGCACTACGAAGAAGTGCCGACGAACATCGCGAACGAGATCATCGCCAAGTCCCAGGGCAGCTGA